Proteins co-encoded in one Holophagales bacterium genomic window:
- the kdsB gene encoding 3-deoxy-manno-octulosonate cytidylyltransferase: MGAQRFPGKPLHPIAGVPLVVRVLRQALKSRRAHAVLVATDDERIAAAVREAGGTAVMTPSDLPSGTDRVRAAVAGTDATIVVNVQGDEPLMEPENIDRVIEYLLDHPEVPLATVARPIDDPAVIADPNVVKVVRGDDGRALYFSRSPIPFRRNAEPGLPTWKHLGLYGYRREALDTWTSLPPHPLERAESLEQLRALAAGLVMAVLPAVGDSIGVDTPADAEAVERFLENEAVAGGAARTVLAGAEGGER, encoded by the coding sequence ATGGGCGCTCAGCGCTTCCCCGGAAAGCCCCTCCACCCCATCGCCGGAGTGCCCCTCGTCGTGCGAGTCCTGCGCCAGGCCCTGAAGTCGCGCCGGGCCCACGCCGTGCTGGTCGCCACGGACGACGAGCGGATAGCGGCCGCCGTGAGGGAAGCCGGGGGGACGGCGGTGATGACCCCGTCCGATCTGCCTTCGGGGACCGACAGGGTGAGGGCTGCCGTAGCGGGGACGGACGCCACGATCGTCGTGAACGTCCAGGGCGACGAGCCGCTGATGGAGCCGGAGAACATCGACCGGGTCATCGAGTACCTCCTGGACCACCCGGAGGTCCCGCTCGCAACCGTCGCCAGGCCGATCGACGACCCCGCTGTCATCGCCGACCCGAACGTCGTCAAGGTCGTCAGGGGCGACGACGGCAGGGCGCTCTACTTCTCGAGGAGCCCCATCCCGTTCCGGCGGAACGCGGAGCCCGGGCTGCCGACCTGGAAGCACCTGGGGCTCTACGGCTACCGCCGGGAAGCCCTCGACACCTGGACGAGCCTCCCTCCCCACCCTCTCGAGAGGGCGGAGAGCCTCGAGCAGCTCCGCGCGCTGGCCGCCGGGCTCGTCATGGCCGTCCTCCCCGCCGTCGGCGACTCGATCGGGGTCGATACGCCGGCCGACGCGGAGGCGGTGGAACGGTTCCTGGAGAACGAAGCGGTGGCGGGCGGAGCCGCCCGAACGGTCCTGGCGGGAGCGGAGGGAGGGGAGCGATGA
- a CDS encoding polyprenyl synthetase family protein: MNSTSLTDRLLLANLPVEERANGQRLVRALALVEEKLRGVEDELERRTRSDVPTISLIGEYLVDGGGKRIRPALLLLASRLLGYEGSVDVKYAAVLELIHTATLVHDDIIDGADSRRGRVSVNRRWGNELTVLFGDYLYMKGMKVALEEGDVRVLDLLADVTLAMTEGEILGAERRGSVDLTIGDYLEVVRRKTALLFAAACRIPAFLVPGAEERAETLWAFGLALGTAFQLQDDLLDYTASEEDLGKPVLSDLREGKLTLPLILSLPDATVPERTAIETVMSEKGFVSVPVSAILEIVDRLGALEKARRMVEEYAGRARDLALTLPEGDPRDALLLAAEYAANRRK, translated from the coding sequence ATGAACTCGACCTCCCTCACGGACCGCCTTCTCCTCGCGAATCTCCCGGTTGAGGAGAGGGCCAACGGCCAGCGTCTCGTCCGCGCCCTCGCGCTCGTCGAGGAGAAGCTGAGGGGCGTCGAGGACGAGCTCGAGCGCCGGACCCGCTCCGACGTCCCGACCATCTCCCTCATCGGCGAATACCTCGTCGACGGTGGCGGCAAGCGGATCCGCCCCGCCCTTCTCCTCCTGGCCTCGCGGCTCCTCGGCTACGAGGGCTCCGTCGACGTGAAGTACGCGGCCGTCCTGGAGCTGATCCACACGGCGACGCTCGTCCACGACGACATCATCGACGGGGCCGACAGCCGCCGCGGGCGCGTCAGCGTGAACCGGCGCTGGGGCAACGAGCTGACCGTTCTCTTCGGCGACTACCTCTACATGAAGGGGATGAAGGTCGCGCTCGAGGAGGGGGACGTCCGCGTCCTCGATCTCCTGGCCGACGTCACCCTCGCGATGACCGAGGGAGAGATCCTCGGCGCCGAGCGGCGGGGGTCGGTCGACCTCACGATCGGCGACTACCTCGAGGTGGTGAGGCGGAAGACGGCTCTCCTGTTCGCCGCGGCGTGCCGGATACCGGCCTTTCTCGTCCCGGGAGCCGAAGAGCGCGCCGAGACCCTGTGGGCTTTCGGCCTCGCCCTCGGGACCGCCTTCCAGCTCCAGGACGACCTCCTCGACTACACCGCCTCCGAGGAGGACCTGGGCAAGCCGGTCCTCTCCGACCTGCGCGAGGGAAAGCTGACGCTCCCGCTCATCTTGAGCCTCCCCGATGCCACTGTCCCGGAGCGGACGGCGATCGAGACGGTCATGTCGGAGAAGGGCTTCGTCTCGGTGCCCGTCTCCGCGATCCTGGAGATCGTCGATCGTCTCGGAGCGCTCGAGAAGGCCCGCAGGATGGTCGAGGAGTACGCCGGACGCGCGCGGGACCTCGCCCTCACCCTCCCCGAGGGCGACCCCCGGGACGCCCTCCTGCTCGCGGCCGAATACGCCGCGAACCGACGGAAATAG
- a CDS encoding YajQ family cyclic di-GMP-binding protein — protein MADPSFDIVSEVAMPEVVNAVAQAQKEVAQRFDLKGTAAGIELKEKELQIVLTANDDFGLKAVNDVLQGKLVKRSVSLKSLVYGTAEPAAKGTARQVVTIQQGIETEKAKEIVRAIKDAKLKVQAAIQGEQVRVSGKKRDDLQSVIALLREKDFGLPLQFSNYRN, from the coding sequence ATGGCCGATCCCAGCTTCGACATCGTGTCCGAAGTCGCCATGCCCGAGGTCGTCAACGCCGTCGCGCAGGCCCAGAAGGAAGTGGCGCAGCGCTTCGACCTGAAGGGGACCGCCGCGGGAATCGAGCTCAAGGAGAAGGAGCTCCAGATCGTCCTGACGGCCAACGACGACTTCGGCCTCAAGGCGGTGAACGACGTCCTCCAGGGAAAGCTCGTCAAGAGAAGCGTCAGCCTGAAGTCCCTCGTCTACGGCACGGCCGAGCCGGCGGCGAAGGGAACGGCGCGGCAGGTCGTCACGATCCAGCAGGGAATCGAGACCGAGAAGGCCAAGGAGATCGTCCGGGCGATCAAGGACGCCAAGCTCAAGGTCCAGGCGGCGATCCAGGGAGAGCAGGTGCGGGTCTCCGGGAAGAAGCGGGACGACCTGCAGTCCGTCATCGCCCTGCTGAGGGAAAAGGACTTCGGCCTTCCGCTGCAGTTCTCGAACTACAGGAATTGA
- a CDS encoding outer membrane lipoprotein carrier protein LolA, producing the protein MRRPFTLPYLAAALAAVLSAAAPLTGDQSPDAPALLRAIVNTYRARPAFSMTFVQSYAPSGFPDASPETGTLTIQAPASLRFDYDGPEGKAYTFDGKAARQYVAADKQIVLKTLTAAEKSRLPLLFLQPATEVLDRFTAVARIAENGLVDLTLTPRAEGDVASVAVLATPSGEVRRLVVVDGEGNRTTFTFTNLAPRAKRPHSDFALVPPKGTRVVGE; encoded by the coding sequence ATGAGAAGGCCCTTCACCCTTCCGTACCTGGCCGCGGCGCTCGCCGCCGTGCTCTCCGCCGCGGCGCCCCTGACCGGGGACCAGTCACCCGACGCCCCGGCGCTCCTGCGCGCCATCGTGAACACCTACAGGGCCAGGCCCGCGTTCTCGATGACCTTCGTCCAGAGCTACGCCCCGTCCGGCTTTCCCGACGCGAGCCCCGAGACCGGCACGCTGACGATCCAGGCGCCGGCGTCACTGAGGTTCGACTACGACGGCCCGGAGGGGAAGGCCTACACGTTCGACGGCAAGGCGGCACGGCAGTACGTGGCGGCGGACAAGCAGATCGTGCTGAAGACCCTCACCGCCGCCGAGAAGTCCCGCCTCCCGCTTCTCTTCCTCCAGCCCGCCACCGAGGTCCTCGACCGATTCACGGCCGTGGCAAGAATCGCCGAGAACGGCCTCGTGGACCTCACCCTGACACCCCGCGCGGAGGGAGACGTCGCGTCGGTCGCCGTCCTGGCAACCCCTTCGGGCGAAGTCCGGCGCCTCGTCGTCGTCGACGGCGAGGGGAACCGGACGACGTTCACGTTCACGAACCTGGCCCCGCGCGCAAAGCGCCCCCACTCCGACTTCGCACTCGTTCCCCCGAAGGGGACCCGCGTCGTCGGAGAATGA